AAATACATTGTCACCATGCCCGGCCATGAAAACGACCTGGTGTTTTTCAAGAGCAAAGTGAGCGACCGATGGTGGATGCAACTCCCAGTAAGTAAGGATAAAGAAACCTCGCTGAGCCGTCATGTTATGGCGCCATGCAGCTATAAGGACTACCTTCAGGCCGGAAAATACGAAATTCCCGACCGATGGTGGAAGACCTATCAAAAATTGATGTAATGGATCACTGGGTTTAGCGTTTTAACTTTTCACTGATGAACAGAAAATGAATGTTGCCGCACTTGTTTCCGGAGGAGTTGACAGTTCTGTCACCATTCCGCTTCTTAAAGAAATGGGGTACGACCCTCATATTTTTTACATACAGATAGGCCTTAAAGACGACCCGCACTGGGTAGATTGCCCCGCTGAGGAAGACGTTGAAATTGTCACTTTTCTCGCCAAAAAATACAACTGCAAACTCGATCTCGTTTCGCTTCAGGATGAATACTGGGACAGGGTGATCTCCTACACCATCAATTCGGTGAAAAACGGATTAACACCCAACCCTGACATGATGTGCAACAAAATGATCAAGTTTGGTGCATTTGAAGAGAAATTCGGCCATAATTTCGACCTTATCTCCACAGGCCATTATGCAACAACCTTGATGGTTGATGGTGAAAAATACCTCGGAACAGCAAGAGACGCATTCAAAGACCAGACCTATTTTTTAGGACAGATCTCACAGCAGCAGGTCAGCAAACTGATCTTCCCTATCGGTAATCTTCTAAAGCGTGATGTCCGTCAAAAAGCTGTCAGCGAAAAATTGCCTTCAGCCTACCGGAAGGACAGCCAGGGCATTTGTTTTTTGGGAAAGATCAATTACAGCGATTTTGTAAAACGATATGTAGGTGAAAATCCCGGCCAAATCATAGAACTTGAATCGGGTAAAGTCATCGGAACGCACAAAGGCCTCTGGTTTCATACCATCGGTCAGCGCAAAGGCCTGGGGCTGTCACAAGGACCATGGTTTGTGGTGGATAAAGACATTGAAAAGAATATTGTTTGGGTCTCCAACGGCTATGATCCCATTGCCCAATACAAAGACACCATCACACTTGCAGATTTTCATTTTATCAACCAAAAAGCTGACCGCGACTACACCCAATCAAAACCGGTAAAGTTTAAGATCAGGCATCAACCGGAATTTAACGAAGGACATCTTGTTACCGAAGGAAATAAATTTATCATCAAAGCAGATACGCCTGTTTCAGGTGTCGCTCCTGGTCAATTCGGGGTGATTTACAACCCTGAAGCGTCCATCTGCCTTGGGAGCGGGGTGATTTGCTAAAGCCAAAATCAGTAACTAATCTTTTTTAATTGAGATTTTTGCCGTGCTGGTAGGAAATATTTCTATATTTGCCGGAGCTTAAGCGTTAGAGGAGTTAGCATGTAAAATTCGAATCGCCCAAAAAGAATTGATCATGATAAAAGTCGCAATTGTTGATGATGAAGCTGTGTTTTTTGATGTTTTGAAGGATATGCTAAATCGGATTGACGATCGGTTCAAAGTGGTTGGCACTGCTAGATCAAAACAGGAAGCCTTTGTTCTAATGAAAGATACCAACCCTGATGTTGTTTTTCTCGACATTAACATGCCCCGGGGCAGTGGACTTGAATTACTCGACTTATTTCCAATCCGAAGTTTTGAAACTATCTTCATTACAGGCTATGCAACACTGGAACCATTTACCAGAAAGTATTCGCATTTTGGGTTTTTAACTAAACCCATTGATAATGACGACCTGAAAAAAATTGTTGCCGACCTGCTGATCAAATTTTGGAAGGATGGAAAAAAGTTTATACAGAATGAAAACATGCTTTGAACTCACGCTTAGAACCGTTTACTTTTCGGTATTTCTCTTTCTAATTCCCTTCTTCATTTGTTCCTGCCAACCTGAGGAACCCGTATCGATACCGCAGGAAATACCGTATGGCGGTATGTGGATTGGTAATACTTCACAAATGACTTACATTGAAGTTGAAATCAGAGAAATTGAAAAACGTCAGGTGGTGTATTCCCTGAAATTCAATTATAGAGTGGATTCTTTACTGAAACAGCGGTCAATGTTCGGAGAAAAGGGACTATTTTGGCTTGAAGAAGATCTATTCTCAATTGAACTTCCCGACAAAGGTTATATTTCAGGCCGGTTTTACAACCTCAATCATCTTTCAGGAACCATACGGGTTGCCGCAGAGAACGATACTTACAGTGAAATCACTTTTTCAGCCACTCATACCGATAGTATCATCACCATGCATTCGATTTCGAGGACAAGTTTCACATTACCCGACACCGCCTATACTTATACTCAACTGGTGAATGACTTTTTCCCTCATACAATCAACCAAATTACCGATACCAGTTTTTCAATCGGCGCATCTGTGAATATCGAGAAAGGGATGTACACCGGGCAATCGGTCTTTGCCATCAATTTCGGGAAATTCAGGGATCCGGATGAAATTCCCGGTTATTTTACCACCGGAAATAAATCTTATGCAGATTTGCTTGATGGTGGAGTAGAGATCCTTTTTTACAACCCAAAAATTTATTACGACCGCATGGCCTCCACAAACTGGAATGCTGAACAAAACGGGAGTTATTTTAGGATCACCGAAACCCAGTCTGTACCTTCGGATATTCCGGGTACAAGCAGGCTAAAAATTATGGCTGAGTTTGGTTGCTATGTTTACAGTTTGTGGGGAGATACACTTCAGATCAGCAATGGCTTTTTCCTTGGATTTGTTGATATCCCTGAAGAGAAATGAAAAAACCGGATTTTTCAACCCGGTTTTTTTCATGAACTATTATCCTAATCTTCTTCGGCCTGCTCGGCTTCGTAAGCTTTAAGCAATTCGGTCTGAACTTCACCGGGCACCTGTGCATATTCGGCAAATTTGAGCGAATACATGGCGCGACCGCTTGTGATTGAGCTTAAAGCCGTTGAGTAGCGGTTCATCTCGGCCAGCGGTACTCTTGCCAAAATTTTCTGGTAGTTTCCTTCGGCGTCCATTCCCATGATCACAGCACGACGTCCCTGCAGGTCGGTCATTACATCACCCATCTTTTCTTCAGGAACAATCACTTCAACATCATAAATCGGCTCAAGGATTTTCGGGCCGGCATTTTTGAAGGCTTCCCTGAAAGCATTCCTTGATGCCAGTTTGAAAGAAATTTCGTTTGAATCTACCGGGTGCATTTTCCCGTCATAGATATAAACAACGATATCGCGGGCGTAAGAGCCGGTTAACGGACCGTTTTCCATTTTTTCCATCAATCCCTTCATGATGGCAGGCATAAAACGTGCATCAATGGAACCACCAACGATGCAGGTGTTCATAATTAATTTACCACCCCAGTCAAGTTTTACTTCATCAGTACCACGAACCGGAAACTCGGTAGTCCAGGACATGCCTTCGGTGTAAGGTTCGATCATCATATGTACTTCGCCAAACTGGCCGGCGCCACCTGATTGTTTCTTGTGACGGTAAACAGCCTTGGCGCTCTTTGTGATGGTTTCACGGTAGGGAATCTTTGTGGAAAAATATTCCATCGGTATCTTGTGGATGTTCTCAACCATCCATTTGATGAGGTTCAAATGAAGCTCACCCATTGCACCAACGATCAACTGACGCAGTTCTTTTGAATAGTTGATGTGGAAAGTTTTGTCCACCTTGTGCATGTCATTGAGGATGGCATTAAGCTTTTCATCATCCGACTGGTTTTGCGCCTTTACTGCCATCTGGATTTTTGGTGATGGGAATACGATTGGTTCGATCGCATCATCAGCAAACTTGGGCAGGCTCAATGTTTCGTTGGTAGCTGTATTTTTCAGTTTTATGGTTGACCCGAAATCCCCCGCATTCACCTGAGCGATCTTTTCCCGATTCTTCCCTGCGAAGATAAACAATTGGGATAATCTTTCTTTAGATCCGTTGGTGCAGTTTACAAGGTCGGTAGCTTCGTTGATAACACCATTGCAGACCTTAAAAAAGGAAACTTCACCAAGATGTGATTCGATGGATGTTTTAAAAACAAATAACGAAACGGGCTCCTTAGTATCGCATTTCAACTCTTTGCCATTTGTGGTTTTCACCGGGGGCATCTCGTTGGGGGCGGGAACTGAGTCTTTGATGAAATTCATCAGCCGACGAACGCCCATGTTGTGTTTTGCATTGATGCAGAACACAGGGAACATGCTTCTGCCAACCAATCCGGTTTTGATACCCCTGAGCATCTCTTCCTCGGTTAATGTTCCATTTTCGAAGAACAGTTCCATCAATGCATCTTCGCCGGCAGCAGCCGCTTCGATAAGTTCGGCATGTAATTCTTCAGCTTTGTCTTTTTCTGATGCCGGAATATCCAGTACCTGAGGTTCACCACCGCCATCTGGATATTTGTACATCTTCATCTTAATCAGGTCAATAACCGAATTGAAGCCAAGCCCTGGATTAACAGGATATTGGCAGATGGTCACCTGGTTGCCAAACTGTGTTTTCAGTTGTCGGATGGTCTCTTCAAAGTTCGATTTCTCATGCTCCAGATGGTTTACAACAAAAAGCACCGGCGTATGGTTACGTGAAGTATATCTCCAACTGATCTCAGCACCCACTTCAACACCATTTTGTGCGTTGATCACCATCACAGCTGTGTCAACCACCTTGAGTGCAGAAATGACTTCGCCCACAAAATCATCAAACCCTGGTGTGTCGATGATATTGATCTTTTTCCCTTCAAATTCAGCATACATGACCGTTGAGGAAACGGAGTTCTGCCGCTCATGCTCAATGTCTCTGTAGTCAGATACCGTGTTTTTATCGTCAACCGAGCCTCTTCTGTTAATTAAACCACCTTCGAAGATCATACATTCGGACAGTGTGGTTTTGCCGGATTTTGCTCCTCCAACAAGGGCAATGTTCCTGATTTCATCAGTTTGATATACTTTCATGTTCCAGTAAACTAAGTTTTAGTGATTTATTTTAATTGTAAATTTCAGTCATTTACAAAGGGTGGCAAAATTATTAAAAATCTGACTAATAATAAGAAAAGTTTGGAAAATATTTGGAAGCAGGGGTTCAGTACAGTTTCCCAAATTGAGATTTCTTGTTCGTCATTTCAACTTAATACCCAAAATTTTCCCGGTTCATTATTCGATGATTATTTCTACTTTCCACTGTAATAAAGTTGGAAATTTACCCGTAAAACCTCTACGCATTCAACAATACGCAAATTT
The window above is part of the Bacteroidales bacterium genome. Proteins encoded here:
- the mnmA gene encoding tRNA 2-thiouridine(34) synthase MnmA; this translates as MNVAALVSGGVDSSVTIPLLKEMGYDPHIFYIQIGLKDDPHWVDCPAEEDVEIVTFLAKKYNCKLDLVSLQDEYWDRVISYTINSVKNGLTPNPDMMCNKMIKFGAFEEKFGHNFDLISTGHYATTLMVDGEKYLGTARDAFKDQTYFLGQISQQQVSKLIFPIGNLLKRDVRQKAVSEKLPSAYRKDSQGICFLGKINYSDFVKRYVGENPGQIIELESGKVIGTHKGLWFHTIGQRKGLGLSQGPWFVVDKDIEKNIVWVSNGYDPIAQYKDTITLADFHFINQKADRDYTQSKPVKFKIRHQPEFNEGHLVTEGNKFIIKADTPVSGVAPGQFGVIYNPEASICLGSGVIC
- a CDS encoding response regulator, with amino-acid sequence MIKVAIVDDEAVFFDVLKDMLNRIDDRFKVVGTARSKQEAFVLMKDTNPDVVFLDINMPRGSGLELLDLFPIRSFETIFITGYATLEPFTRKYSHFGFLTKPIDNDDLKKIVADLLIKFWKDGKKFIQNENML
- a CDS encoding elongation factor G gives rise to the protein MKVYQTDEIRNIALVGGAKSGKTTLSECMIFEGGLINRRGSVDDKNTVSDYRDIEHERQNSVSSTVMYAEFEGKKINIIDTPGFDDFVGEVISALKVVDTAVMVINAQNGVEVGAEISWRYTSRNHTPVLFVVNHLEHEKSNFEETIRQLKTQFGNQVTICQYPVNPGLGFNSVIDLIKMKMYKYPDGGGEPQVLDIPASEKDKAEELHAELIEAAAAGEDALMELFFENGTLTEEEMLRGIKTGLVGRSMFPVFCINAKHNMGVRRLMNFIKDSVPAPNEMPPVKTTNGKELKCDTKEPVSLFVFKTSIESHLGEVSFFKVCNGVINEATDLVNCTNGSKERLSQLFIFAGKNREKIAQVNAGDFGSTIKLKNTATNETLSLPKFADDAIEPIVFPSPKIQMAVKAQNQSDDEKLNAILNDMHKVDKTFHINYSKELRQLIVGAMGELHLNLIKWMVENIHKIPMEYFSTKIPYRETITKSAKAVYRHKKQSGGAGQFGEVHMMIEPYTEGMSWTTEFPVRGTDEVKLDWGGKLIMNTCIVGGSIDARFMPAIMKGLMEKMENGPLTGSYARDIVVYIYDGKMHPVDSNEISFKLASRNAFREAFKNAGPKILEPIYDVEVIVPEEKMGDVMTDLQGRRAVIMGMDAEGNYQKILARVPLAEMNRYSTALSSITSGRAMYSLKFAEYAQVPGEVQTELLKAYEAEQAEED